A genomic window from Pecten maximus chromosome 6, xPecMax1.1, whole genome shotgun sequence includes:
- the LOC117329187 gene encoding LOW QUALITY PROTEIN: multidrug resistance-associated protein 5-like (The sequence of the model RefSeq protein was modified relative to this genomic sequence to represent the inferred CDS: deleted 1 base in 1 codon) — MSDDGQPQLRKFSIFPERKDKLSFDNPAINGDPDMEGNNIRLRNLNGLTDSQFSHAGSSYNRKYSVSLKTLKPFRPSSKDGKIPVNKAGFFSYVTISWISSLVMKIYRHRDETLKQEDVWEISDWESCDVNTVRLEQIWEQEVASHGDEGSSFFRAWLKFIQTRLYVKILLVCINATLTFFMSGFITNLVVSYLESETSDLGYAMALLAGNLVGQMLRATSFAFIIFFGVQTGIRFRAGMLGVVYKKIMKLTSVKGKVASEIVTIFGADSMRVFINCISFVYLLALPVYVIIGTAYAYYLIGYWCFIALGTFLFCYQLQAQLTILVATLRRKTLIHTDKRIRKMTEVLNSMKMIKMYGWEESFQSAITAIRKSEVRVLLTAAIINSITNAIIPVTPSIASVATIATYRAFGNELTASTAFALVSTLDFLRVIVSFVPFATRTLGESRITFERVKKLMLREEYQSPSMEVLDETNAVEIQDAVFQWNPMSDIPDNKSDKKTERKKKKKKSRDVSRNSSSSSLLLDSITLNVKRGQLVGICGSVGCGKSSLISAILGRMPQLVGHLAVKGNVAYAAQQAWIFNGTLRENVLFGQPYDPDWYNQVIYACGLEPDLDLLANRDETEIGEKGINISGGQKQRLSLARAVYSKSDIYLLDDPLSAVDVHVGQHLFHRCIKKMLQGKTVILVTHQLQYMKHCDEIMVMEEGRIAENGSHESLLEYGGYYSSMLGQFHATSAFTAATGKEESTSSRSEEDQGSSNQRGESKSGKDGDDTSSSKESKGKLTRKEDAGFGMVTFGTYKSYINAAGGFTVAAAILLLYIISMGIVVFGDWWLGIWIGETTTSAIDTPTRNVSVNNSQSVTTASLYQSTLSPDETDGVDFYLTVYLATLLAICVFTALKGIIASTVMVKASGRLHNRALGKVMKAPMAFFDANPPGRILNRFSRDLDESDVFLPNLLDLLLQTMLLIIMSLVSSAVNLPWIAIAFVPVALVYYGFKRISAEASRQLKRFENVARSPLINHVTTSGTGLPTIVSFNQQKQFILNCMKYTDVTSTGLMLFEGSMRWIELRLDVTSSLMIVATTLTMILTKGTIAPALAALSLSLTIRVVSVMQFVVRILNETEARFTSIERIHEYESGLEIEVDTSSVVPDESWPREGRLIFSDVLMRYRKDMDPVLRNIHFDIQPKQKVGIVGRTGAGKSSLAAALFRLCDLSEGHIYIDGVDIAHIPRKTLRSRLSTIPQDPVLFTGTIRYNLDPFSKYTDEVIWTALEQVHMKEKIRQFGEQLDFEVEENGENFSVGERQLICLARAILRRNKILLLDEATASIDTSTDALIQQTIRDNFSDCTVLTIAHRLNTVLHCDTILIMEAGEILETGHPQNLLANPHSVFNRMIRAQTVKTPSP; from the exons ATGAGCGATGATGGACAGCCACAGCTCCGGAAGTTCAGTATATTTCCGGAGAGGAAAGACAAATTGTCATTTGATAATCCTGCTATAAACGGTGACCCAGATATGGAAGGAAATAATATAAG ATTACGAAACTTAAATGGACTTACGGATAGTCAGTTCAGTCATGCTGGTTCTTCATATAACCGGAAGTATTCTGTTTCACTCAAAACATTGAAGCCATTTCGACCGTCTTCGAA AGACGGGAAGATTCCTGTAAACAAAGCAGGCTTTTTCTCCTATGTTACCATATCATGGATATCATCGCTAGTAATGAAGATTTACAGACACCGGGACGAAACCCTGAAGCAGGAGGATGTCTGGGAAATATCCGACTGGGAGTCGTGTGACGTCAACACAGTTAG GTTAGAGCAAATATGGGAGCAAGAGGTAGCTAGCCACGGAGACGAGGGGTCTTCGTTCTTTAGAGCTTGGCTAAAGTTTATCCAGACACGATTGTATGTAAAGATATTGCTTGTGTGTATCAATGCTACGCTAACCTTTTTCATGAGT GGTTTCATCACTAACCTTGTAGTCAGCTACCTGGAATCAGAAACGTCCGAC TTGGGCTACGCTATGGCACTTTTGGCCGGGAACCTGGTCGGCCAGATGTTGAGAGCTACTTCATTTGCTTTCATCATTTTCTTTGGGGTCCAGACAG GTATACGTTTTCGGGCTGGTATGTTAGGTGTTGTCTAcaagaaaataatgaaactgACGAGCGTGAAAGGCAAAGTAGCATCTGAG attgttactatatttggggCTGACTCGATGAGAGTATTTATCAACTGTATTTCGTTTGTATATCTGTTGGCTCTCCCTGTCTACGTCATCATTGGGACGGCATATGCCTACTACCTTATTGGTTACTGGTGTTTCATTGCCCTCGGCACGTTCCTCTTCTGTTATCAACTACAG GCACAACTTACAATATTGGTAGCGACTCTTAGACGGAAAACATTAATTCACACGGACAAAAGA ATAAGGAAAATGACTGAGGTTCTTAACAGCATGAAAATGATTAAGATGTACGGATGGGAGGAGTCGTTCCAGTCAGCCATCACAG CCATCAGGAAAAGCGAAGTGCGCGTTTTACTAACAGCGGCCATCATAAACTCTATAACTAACGCCATTATCCCTGTGACGCCCTCTATCGCATCCGTCGCTACCATCGCAACCTATCGAGCATTTGGAAACGAACTCACAGCATCTACG GCATTTGCTTTGGTGTCTACATTGGACTTCCTACGAGTCATTGTCTCTTTTGTGCCGTTTGCTACACGTACGCTCGGCGAATCAAGAATCACGTTCGAACGAGTAAAG AAGCTGATGTTAAGAGAGGAATACCAGAGTCCTAGCATGGAAGTTTTAGATGAAACTAACGCTGTTGAGATCCAAGATGCTGTGTTTCAATGGAACCCTATGTCCGATATTCCAGATAACAAGTCTGATAAAAAGACAGaacgaaaaaagaaaaagaagaaaagcaGAG ATGTATCAAGAAACTCTAGTTCCTCCTCTCTACTTCTAGACAGTATCACTTTGAATGTGAAAAGG GGACAACTTGTCGGAATATGTGGTTCTGTTGGCTGTGGAAAGTCATCTCTCATTTCTGCCATCCTTGGACGA ATGCCACAGTTGGTAGGACATCTGGCGGTAAAAGGAAATGTGGCTTATGCAGCTCAGCAAGCGTGGATTTTTAATGGCACTCTCAGAGAAAACGTACTATTTGGCCAGCCCTACGACCCAGATTG GTACAACCAAGTGATATATGCTTGTGGACTTGAACCTGACCTAGACTTGTTGGCTAATAGAGATGAAACAGAG ATTGGCGAAAAGGGAATCAACATCAGCGGAGGACAGAAACAAAGGTTGAGTCTAGCACGTGCGGTCTACAGTAAAAGTGACATATATCTCCTTGACGACCCACTGTCCGCCGTTGATGTCCACGTGGGACAACATTTGTTTCACAGATGTATCAAGAAAATGTTACAAGGGAAGACCGTTATCCTGGTCACTCACCAGTTACAG TATATGAAGCATTGTGACGAAATAATGGTCATGGAGGAAGGTCGAATAGCTGAGAATGGATCACACGAATCTCTCCTGGAGTACGGCGGTTATTATAGTTCGATGTTGGGTCAGTTTCATGCTACAAGTGCATTCACGGCAGCCACAG GAAAAGAAGAATCGACGTCGAGCAGGAGCGAGGAAGACCAGGGTTCTTCTAACCAGCGTGGAGAATCTAAGTCGGGCAAAGACGGAGATGACACTTCATCCTCTAAAGAGAGCAAAG GAAAACTGACTCGGAAAGAGGATGCTGGATTCGGCATGGTAACGTTTGGAACGTATAAGTCGTACATAAATGCTGCCGGAGGGTTCACGGTCGCTGCGGCCATTTTACTATTGTATATCATCTCCATGGGAATTGTGGTTTTCGGAGACTGGTGGTTGGGCATCTGGATAGGAGAAACG ACAACCTCTGCGATAGATACTCCTACCAGAAACGTGAGTGTCAATAACTCACAGTCCGTAACAACAGCTTCCCTGTACCAGTCTACTTTGTCACCTGACGAGACTGATGGTGTGGATTTTTATCTCACAGTCTACCTGGCAACACTGTTAGCCATTTGTGTTTTCACGGCATTAAAAGGCATCATTGCTTCGACG GTGATGGTAAAAGCTTCCGGAAGACTACACAATCGAGCTCTTGGTAAAGTCATGAAAGCTCCAATGGCGTTCTTTGATGCTAATCCTCCCGGACGTATCCTCAACAGGTTCTCCAGAGATTTGGATGAAA GTGACGTGTTTCTGCCAAATCTTCTGGATTTGCTACTTCAGACCATGCTGTTGATTATAATGTCCCTGGTGTCATCTGCTGTGAACCTTCCCTGGATTGCGATAGCATTCGTACCTGTTGCTCTAGTATATTACGGGTTTAAAAGAATTTCTGCTGAAGCATCTCGACAGCTGAAACGATTTGAAAACGTTGCACGCTCACCACTCATTAATCACGTGACCACTTCTGGAACTGGTCTGCCTACCATTGTCTCCTTCAATCAACAGAAGCAGTTTATCCTTAA CTGTATGAAGTATACTGATGTGACGTCAACAGGACTGATGTTGTTCGAAGGAAGCATGCGTTGGATTGAGTTGAGACTAGATGTTACTTCCTCTCTCATGATAGTGGCCACTACTCTTACCATGATCCTAACTAAAGGAACAATCGCTCCGGCTTTAGCCGCACTCTCTCTTTCACTGACCATTAGG GTAGTATCTGTGATGCAGTTCGTAGTAAGAATTTTGAATGAAACCGAGGCGAGATTCACATCCATCGAACGAATTCACGAGTACGAATCG GGACTGGAAATAGAAGTGGATACTAGTTCTGTGGTTCCGGACGAAAGTTGGCCTCGGGAGGGACGTTTGATATTTTCTGATGTATTGATGCGATACAGGAAGGATATGGATCCAGTTCTGAGGAATATCCACTTCGATATTCAACCGAAACAGAAAGTGGGAATCGTAGGCAGGACGGGGGCCG GTAAATCATCCTTGGCCGCGGCGCTGTTCCGTCTCTGTGATCTGTCAGAAGGCCATATCTACATAGACGGAGTTGACATCGCCCACATTCCACGTAAAACTCTACGATCtcgtctgtccaccatacctcAGGACCCTGTCCTCTTCACCGGCACAATCAG GTATAATTTGGATCCATTTTCTAAGTATACAGACGAGGTTATTTGGACCGCCTTGGAACAGGTTCATATGAAAGAAAag ATACGTCAATTTGGTGAGCAACTTGActttgaggtggaggaaaatgGAGAGAATTTTTCTGTAGGGGAAAGACAGCTCATATGTTTGGCCCGGGCTATACTTCGTAGAAATAAA ATCCTTTTACTGGACGAGGCAACAGCGTCCATCGACACATCTACAGACGCTTTGATTCAGCAGACAATTCGGGACAACTTCTCCGATTGTACGGTTCTGACGATCGCCCACAGACTTAACACTGTACTGCACTGTGACACTATACTCATCATGGAGGCCGgagag ATTTTGGAAACCGGACACCCACAAAACTTACTAGCTAATCCTCACTCAGTTTTTAACAGGATGATCAGAGCTCAAACTGTTAAAACACCATCACCGTGA